Proteins encoded in a region of the Wolbachia endosymbiont (group A) of Anomoia purmunda genome:
- the gpmI gene encoding 2,3-bisphosphoglycerate-independent phosphoglycerate mutase — MGIKSVVLCILDGWGNGVESSKYNAISNANPPCWQYISSNYPKCSLSACGTDVGLPSGQIGNSEVGHMNIGSGRVVMQSLQRINQEIGTIENNVNLQSFINDLKSKNGVCHMMGLVSDGGVHSHQKHISTLANKISQHGIKVVIHAFLDGRDTLPNSGKKCIQEFEENIKNNDIRIATVSGRYYAMDRDNRWERTIEAYEAIAFAKAPRHDNAVSLIDENYQNNITDEFIRPAVIGDYQGIKPEDGVLLANFRADRMIQLASILLGKTDYAKVAKFSSILSMMKYKKDLQIPYIFPPTSFANTLGQVIADNKLQQLRIAETEKYAHVTFFFNCGKEEPFSGEERTLIPSPKVQTYDLQPEMSAFELTEKLVEKIHSQEFALIVVNYANPDMAGHTGNIKAAEKAVLAVDDCLAKVLSAVKKSSNTALIVTADHGNVECMFDEENNTPHTAHTLNKVPFIVSCDNLKLRDGRLSDIAPTILQLLGIKKPDEMTGSSLIV, encoded by the coding sequence ATGGGCATTAAATCAGTCGTTTTATGTATACTAGATGGCTGGGGAAATGGAGTAGAAAGCAGTAAATACAATGCTATCAGCAACGCAAATCCACCCTGTTGGCAATATATTAGCTCTAATTATCCAAAATGCAGTTTATCCGCCTGTGGAACTGATGTGGGGTTACCTAGTGGTCAAATAGGTAATTCAGAAGTTGGCCACATGAATATTGGCAGTGGTAGAGTGGTAATGCAAAGCCTTCAGCGCATTAATCAAGAGATTGGAACAATAGAAAACAATGTAAATCTACAAAGTTTTATTAATGATCTAAAAAGTAAGAACGGAGTATGCCATATGATGGGATTGGTGTCTGATGGTGGTGTTCATTCGCATCAAAAGCATATTTCAACTTTAGCAAATAAAATATCACAGCATGGAATAAAAGTGGTGATACATGCATTTTTAGATGGCAGAGACACATTGCCGAATTCAGGAAAAAAATGCATTCAAGAATTTGAAGAGAATATAAAGAATAATGACATAAGAATTGCTACTGTTTCTGGGCGTTACTATGCTATGGACCGTGATAACAGGTGGGAGAGAACAATCGAAGCTTATGAGGCTATCGCATTTGCAAAGGCACCTCGTCATGATAATGCAGTATCGTTGATTGATGAAAATTATCAAAACAACATAACTGATGAGTTTATTAGGCCTGCAGTAATAGGTGACTATCAAGGTATAAAACCAGAAGATGGAGTGCTGTTGGCTAACTTTCGTGCTGATCGAATGATACAATTAGCAAGTATTTTGCTTGGCAAAACAGATTACGCTAAGGTAGCAAAATTCTCTTCAATTCTAAGCATGATGAAATATAAAAAAGATCTTCAGATCCCTTATATTTTTCCTCCTACATCTTTTGCTAACACTTTAGGGCAGGTAATAGCAGACAATAAATTGCAACAATTACGCATCGCCGAAACCGAGAAATACGCTCATGTGACTTTCTTTTTCAATTGTGGAAAAGAAGAACCTTTCTCTGGTGAAGAAAGAACACTCATTCCCTCACCAAAAGTTCAAACTTACGATTTGCAGCCCGAAATGTCAGCCTTCGAGCTCACAGAAAAGCTTGTAGAAAAAATTCACTCCCAAGAATTTGCACTGATAGTTGTAAATTACGCTAATCCTGACATGGCAGGACATACAGGTAATATAAAAGCAGCCGAGAAAGCTGTGCTAGCTGTAGATGATTGTCTTGCAAAAGTGCTGAGTGCTGTTAAAAAGTCAAGTAACACCGCATTAATTGTTACTGCAGACCATGGTAATGTGGAATGTATGTTCGATGAAGAAAATAATACACCTCATACAGCACACACTCTAAATAAAGTGCCATTTATTGTGTCTTGCGATAATCTAAAACTAAGAGACGGAAGGTTATCTGATATTGCTCCTACTATTTTACAGCTACTTGGAATTAAGAAACCGGATGAAATGACAGGTAGTTCGTTGATTGTATAA
- the fabD gene encoding ACP S-malonyltransferase yields MISAFPGQGSQFVGMGKSLYSEFSVARQVFNEVDSILGTKLSHLIFNGPIEELTITENAQPAIMAVSIAMLRVIEHVFGKSLFTDHNVKYVCGHSVGEYTALCAAGALTLESAIKLLKVRSEAMHEASLKCKGGMVALLGAEINEVEDILKSVQIDGICEIANDNGGGQVVISGTREALEMLPDLFKNSSVKKLIKLQVSGPFHSSLMKPADEKVLEFLKGIKITRPIVPLISNVTAKEESDPKVIKTLLAKQVVSRVKWREMVLYMSSRGINKFVEIGPNKVLSNLVKRIDQSISTKNIDSIGDIDSFFNESLVLTAKNLKVGLS; encoded by the coding sequence ATGATTTCCGCTTTCCCTGGTCAGGGCTCTCAGTTTGTAGGAATGGGAAAGAGCTTATATAGTGAGTTTTCCGTTGCAAGACAAGTATTTAATGAAGTAGATAGCATATTGGGTACAAAGCTGTCTCATTTAATCTTCAACGGTCCTATTGAAGAATTAACCATTACAGAAAACGCTCAGCCAGCTATAATGGCAGTGTCAATTGCAATGCTACGCGTTATCGAGCATGTGTTTGGCAAATCTCTTTTCACTGATCACAATGTTAAGTATGTTTGTGGGCATTCAGTTGGAGAGTATACGGCGCTGTGTGCTGCAGGAGCGTTAACGCTTGAGTCTGCAATCAAGCTGCTGAAAGTTCGCAGCGAAGCAATGCATGAAGCTTCACTGAAATGTAAAGGCGGAATGGTTGCGTTGCTTGGAGCAGAGATAAATGAAGTGGAAGATATATTGAAATCAGTTCAAATTGACGGAATTTGTGAAATTGCAAACGATAACGGTGGCGGACAAGTGGTTATAAGTGGCACTAGAGAAGCTCTTGAAATGTTACCTGATTTATTCAAAAACTCGAGTGTGAAGAAACTGATTAAATTACAAGTTAGTGGGCCTTTTCATTCATCTCTTATGAAACCTGCTGATGAAAAAGTTTTGGAGTTTTTGAAGGGTATTAAAATAACCCGTCCTATAGTTCCTTTGATATCAAATGTTACAGCTAAAGAGGAGAGTGATCCCAAAGTTATAAAAACTTTACTCGCCAAGCAAGTTGTAAGCAGAGTGAAATGGAGAGAAATGGTTTTGTATATGTCAAGCCGTGGCATTAACAAATTTGTTGAAATTGGCCCTAATAAAGTTTTATCTAATTTGGTCAAAAGAATTGACCAATCTATCAGTACAAAAAATATAGATAGTATTGGTGATATTGACAGCTTCTTTAATGAATCATTAGTACTAACAGCGAAAAATTTAAAAGTTGGATTAAGTTAA
- the rpmE gene encoding 50S ribosomal protein L31: MNYHKIIIVMTDGQEFETRSTYGKEGDRVKLDRDPLTHPAWTGSLTSGSASKTSKLAKFNDKYGSIF, translated from the coding sequence ATGAATTATCATAAAATTATTATAGTTATGACAGACGGTCAAGAGTTTGAAACTCGTTCCACTTATGGAAAGGAGGGAGATAGGGTAAAACTTGACAGAGATCCTCTTACTCACCCTGCATGGACTGGAAGTTTGACAAGCGGCTCAGCAAGTAAAACTAGCAAATTAGCTAAGTTTAACGATAAATATGGCAGTATTTTCTAA
- a CDS encoding NAD kinase, whose product MHKYKNIGYVASPSPKSQEVSKLLKKLNFINITEENKSEIDLLIVVGGDGFMLRTLHNYVIENKNMHVYGINTGNVGFLMNKCFSRSEDLIDHIEHATSTQLTLLKMEATDTSGKRYHYIAVNEVYVFRKANQIVEMNITINDKLKVEKFRGDGVILSTPTGSTAYNFSAGGRILPLNSNLLALTSINSYYPRHWNGALISNDTIVQIDVNDTKNRPALVVSDYKEFHNISQIKIQKDHENTITLLFDKDYPLNERIFDRQFLY is encoded by the coding sequence ATGCATAAATACAAAAATATAGGCTATGTTGCTTCTCCATCACCAAAATCGCAGGAAGTATCTAAACTATTAAAGAAACTTAATTTTATCAATATAACAGAAGAAAATAAGTCTGAAATCGATCTATTGATAGTTGTTGGCGGTGATGGCTTTATGCTACGCACTTTGCACAATTACGTCATAGAAAATAAAAACATGCATGTGTATGGGATAAACACTGGCAATGTTGGGTTTTTGATGAATAAATGTTTTAGCCGCAGTGAAGACTTAATTGATCATATAGAGCATGCAACTTCAACTCAGTTAACTTTGCTAAAAATGGAAGCAACAGATACAAGTGGCAAGAGATATCATTACATAGCAGTAAACGAAGTATATGTTTTTAGAAAAGCAAACCAAATAGTAGAAATGAATATTACTATCAATGATAAGCTAAAAGTAGAGAAATTTAGAGGGGACGGAGTAATATTATCTACTCCCACAGGCAGCACTGCATATAACTTCTCTGCCGGTGGCCGAATCTTGCCGCTAAATTCAAATTTACTTGCACTCACTTCTATCAATAGCTATTACCCAAGGCATTGGAATGGAGCACTAATCTCAAATGATACGATCGTACAAATTGACGTTAACGACACAAAAAACCGTCCAGCACTTGTAGTATCAGATTACAAGGAGTTTCATAATATATCACAGATAAAAATACAAAAAGACCACGAAAACACAATAACTTTGCTTTTTGACAAAGATTATCCTCTGAATGAAAGGATCTTTGATAGACAATTTCTATACTAA